The Skermanella rosea genomic sequence GTTCCCACGAGCGGGGGAGGAAGGATTGAGTTCGAACAGCGGCGCCAGGAGGGAGTAGCAATAGGCCATGGCGACCTTGCCCTGGGCGTAGCATTGCGCCCGTTCATACCAGGACATGTTGAGGATGTTCGGTGGTGAATAATCCAGCAGGGCGCGCAGGTATTCCGCCGTTTCCCGCGCCGCGTCGGACAGGAACATCGGCTTGAAGTTCCCGCCTTCGACAGTCTCGCCGTCGAAGCCGTCGCCTGCCCTGCGCAGGTTGATGACGGGCTGGCCGAAGGCCGCCATGATCATGATGAACGAATGGCCGACCGGTGTTCCACGGGCCGCATTCCAGGCGATACCGCTGAAGTTGCGGCCCGGTGCATGCAACTGGCGAGCCGCCTCCAATGTGTCGGCGGCGGTGAGCGGCGCCGGGATGCCGGCTTCCTCGAGCAGGTCCTCGCGATAGCACATCAGTTCGGGCGTGGTCTGGACGGGAATGCCGAACTGCCCGCCGTGATAGCGGGTGCTGGCCACCGCTTCGGGATGGAAATCGGAGATGTCGTGTCGGTCCCGGGCCAGCAGATCGTTGAGCGGCAACAACATTCCCTGAGATGCCAGTTCGCCGAACCAGGGCAGGTCGCACGCGATGATATCGTAACGTGAATTCGGTGCTGCGGCATTCCTGTGGATCTCTTCGCGCAGCCGGTCGATCGTGAGCGCCCGGCTGCCGATCCCGACGCCGAAGATCATCTCGAACTGCTTCTTCAGCGTGTTCATCGCCATGAAGGTGGGGTCCGCATGGACCAGGATGCGAAGGTCCCCCTGCAGGTTCAGCTTCTTCTCCAGGACGGCCGGCGGCGGGATGATCCGCGCCGACATGTAGGAGGCGCCGAAGAAATAGTCATTGCCGTGTCCCGGCCGCGTGTCCATGCCGAACACGGACCCCAGCAGCGTCTTGATGCGCCGCGCATATTCCTCCCATTCCCGGATCAGTTCGGTCGACGGATGGAGCGAGTAGGCCCTGCCGGCTTTCGTGCGGGGCCGCTTGATCACCAGCCCGCGCTCGATGACGCTGGTGACGGCGCGCGATGCCGTTCCGTAGGTCAGGCCGGATGCTGCGGCCAGCGAGGACGGGGTCGTCAGGCGGCCCGCCAAGTGGTTGCGCATCAAATGCACCATCATGCGGACTTCCCGATAGCCGCCGCGCATCGCCAGCGCCTGTTCTGTCTCATCCTCCAGACGCTCGATGAACTCCACGAACCGGGACAGCTCCGAATTCGAGATACGCGGGGGCGGGATATGGCCATTCGTGCCGTATGGCCCTTCCGACAGGGAATCTGGTTTCGCTCCTGCGCCTTGCGCGGTCCTTTTCACGTGTATCGACATGGTCCTGTCCAGTTTGGATGTCGGCCGTCCGGTGCTGCCTCGCGTCGGATTTGGCAAGCATAACAGCCGTCGTGCCGCCGGTGCCGAATCTTCCAGTTCACCTGAATTCATCCATATTGAATTGATATCAAATGGCTTTCTCCAGCTTGTGGGCCACAAGATGTCCAAGATGGATAAATTAGCCGGCGCATTTTTATGCTGCCTGGGATTAGCATTGAAAATCGAAAGGGGCGGTCGGCCGGAAAGAGCACTGCGAAGCCATACCAATCAAGTGCGACAGCCTCCAAATAAACCTGGGAGAAACGTCATGAAGGTCGAGACACTTGCCGTTGCTGCGGCGATCACAATTGCTTCCACCGGCTTCGTTTCCGCTGATACCATACGGATCGGCATTACCCAAAACAATGTGGGTGTTGACAGTTATCAGACAACCTATGAAAAAGCATTTCTGGAAGCGGCGAAGGCCAATCCCGATGTCGAGGCCGTGGTTCTCGACGCTGGCGGCGATGTCGCCCGCCAGATCGGCCAGTTGCGGGACCTGGTCCAGCAACGCGTCGATGTGATCATCATCTGGCCGACCAACGGCCAGGCCGTGGTCCCCGGAATCCGTCAGGCCGATCGCGCCGGCATCCCGGTCGTGGTGACCAATTCCAAGATCGCCGAAGCGGGCAACGAGTTCATCGCGGCATTCTCCGGTCCCGACAATATCGCCCAGGGCCGCCACGCGGCGGAAATGATGTGCGAAGCGCTGGATGGCAAGGGCCAGATCGTGCAGATCGCCGGTCAGCCGGGCTACACCACCGCCATGGAGCGCGCACAAGGTTTCGAGGAGCGGCTGGCGGAGGCTTGCCCCGATGTCGAGCTGATGGAAACCCAGCCGGCCGACTGGAACCGCGAGAAGGCCCAGCGGGTCATGGAGAACTTCCTGACCAAATACGACCGGATCGACGGTGTCTATGCCGGCGACGACAATATGGGCGTCGGCGCGCTGAACGCCGCGAAGGCCGCCGGACGCAAGGACATCGCTTTCATCGGCGCCACCAATTTCGCGGTCGGTTACGAAGCGATGGAGCGGGGCGAATATTACGGATCGGTCTATCAGTCCCCGGTCGAGGATGCCCGCAATGCCTTGAATACCGCTGTCGCCGTTGTCAAAGGCGAGGAAGTTCCGAAGTTCAATTACTTTGACACACCCAAGATCACCAAAGACTCCGTCGCCCAGTTCGATAAGCCGGTGTTCTGATCCGACCGGCCGACAGGCCGCAACAGACAGCCACGACTACTGAAATCACGCGGGGGAGCTGCCCAGCCGGGCGGCTTCCAACCCTCACCACATTCAAAATCAGGCCAAAATCAGGAGCAGCCCATGGGCACGATGTCGAACCGCACATGTATCGTCACAGGATCCGCCAAGGGGATCGGCCGGGCGATCGGCGAAGCCCTGCTTCGCGACGGCGCCAACGTGGTCTTCGCCGACCTGGACGCGAGCGTCACCGAAACTGCCGAGCAGGCGAACCGGCACGCCGACGGCGGCCGCGCCATCGGCATCCGGATGGATGTCACCGACCGCGCCGAGGTGCGCGGGGCGGTCGAGCGCACGGTGGAGGAATTCGGCTCGCTCGACGTGATGTTCAACAATGCCGGCGTCAACAAGCCGATGAACTTCATGGACGTGACTGAGGACAACTGGAACTTCATTATGAAGATCAACGGGCTGGGTGTGCTGATCGGCACCCAGGAGGCGGCCCGCCAGATGATCGCGCAGGGCAAGGGCGGCAAGATCGTCAATACCGCGTCCATCGCCAGCCGCCAGGGCTTCGACAACGTCGCCCCCTACTGCGCGTCCAAATTCGCGGTTCTTTCGCTGACCCAATCGGCCGCCCGCGCGCTCGCCAAGCACAAGATCACGGTCAACGGCTTCGCCCCCGGCGTGGTCGCGACCGAGCTGTGGAAGCAGCTCGACAAGGACCTGATGGAGATCGGCGCCAGCGAGCGGCCGGGTCAGGCCATCGAGGAGTTCTCGACCGGCATTCTGCTTGGCCGGCCGGCACTGCCGGACGACCTGACCGGGACTACGTCGTTCCTCGCCTCTCCGGCATCCGACTACATGACCGGCCAGATCATCATGATCGATGGCGGCATGATCCTGGTCTAGCGAGCCTCGATCGTAGGTCGGCACACGCAAGTCCAGGCAAGTCCAGGCGAAGAAATCGCCACGCCGGGAGCGCGGGTATCCGCTCTCCCGGCGCAGGGAAAACCCGAATGCGGGGGGAAGACGATGGCAACCCAACAAGGTGTCAGCGTACAGAAGACAACAAGCCTTTTCGACCGCGAGAGAATAGCAAGGGTATTGACGCAGCAGGGCATCCTGTTGGCCTTCGTCGTCTTCCTCGCGGCGTTTGCCCTTCTGTCCGACCGTTTCCTGTCGACCGACAACATCATGACGGTGATCCGGCAAGCCTCGATCGTCGGCGTCATCGCCATCGGGGTCACCGTCGTCATCATCGGCGGCAATCTGGATCTCTCGGTGGGATCGATGCTGTCCTTCGCGACCGTCATCGTGGTCGACCTGCACGACAAGGTCGGACCGGAACTGGCGATCGTCGGAATGTTCGCCGCGGTCCTGCTGGCGGGCGCCGTCAACGGCCTGCTGGTCGGGTATTTGCGGTTGAACTCCCTGATCGTCACGCTGGGCATGCTCTCGGTCATCCAGGGCGTCACGCTGATCTATACCGGCGGGCAGAATGTCGATATCGCCAACCAAGCCGACACCTGGTTCGCGGTCTTCGGGCGCGGGTTCGTCCTCGGCGTCGCGGTGCCGGTGGTGATCTTCCTGGGGCTAGCATTGGTGGCCGATCTGGTCATGCGCTACACATCCTACGGCCGCAAGATCTTCGTCGTCGGCGGAAATCCCACGGCGGCCGTCTTCTCCGGGCTGCGGCGCTCGCGGCTGGTCTTCAGCACCTATCTGCTGTCGGCCTTCGCGACCGCCTGCGCGGCCCTGATCCTGGGCTCCCGCGTGATGGGATCGCAGAACAATGTGGGGCAGGGCTATGAACTGCTGGTCCTGGCCGGCATCATCCTGGGCGGAACCAGCCTGCTGGGAGGATCGGGCAGCATCTGGAAGACCGTGATCGGCGTCATGATCCTGGGCTTCATCCAGAACGGCCTGCTGCTGCTGGGATATCCCTACTACACGCAATGGTTGGTCACTTGGGTCGTCATCATCCTGGCGGTTTGGCTCGACCTCGCGTCCCGGCGCCGCCGCCTGTTCACCGCGTTCTCCTGATCCTTCCACCGATGACTCTTCCACCGATCCAAGGGCGAACCCTGGAGGAAACACCATGTCCGCACTTCGCCGTCTACTGACCGGCCGCGGCGCCGTTCAGCCGATCTGGCTCTTCGTCATCCTGATCACGCTGCTGTTCAGCCTGACGGCCGATCATTTCCTCGATTTCAACAATTTCATGAACATCCTGATCCAGACCTCGACCATCGGTCTGATCGCGCTGGGCATGACCTACGTCATGATCAACGGCAACATCGACCTTTCGGTCGGCGCCGTGCTGGCGCTGGCGGCCACCCTGTCGGTCGACCTGCAATCCTACGGCTTGGGCGTGGCGGTGGTCGCCGCCCTGCTCAGCGGGATCGCACTGGGCGCGCTGAACGGCCTGATCGTCTGGAAGACCGGGGTCAGCGCCTTCATCGTCACGCTGGGTGCCATGATCGGCATCCGCGGCCTCGTCTTCATCTATACCGGCGAGCAGTCGTTCTACGCCGAGAACTTCGCCTTCTCCGACTTCGGCGTCAGCACCATCGGCCCGGTCCCCACGCTGGCGGTCATCTTCCTGGGTTTCACGGCCGTGATGCACTGGGTCCTGACCCGCACCGTCCATGGCAGCAACATCTTCGCCGTCGGCGGCAACCGCGAGGCCGCTACCGATGCCGGCATCCGCGTCGGCCGGCACATGGTCATCAACTTCATGATCGTCGGATTCTTCGCGGCGCTGGCCGGCGTCACGCTGGCGACCCAGATGGGCGCCTCGACCCCCAACCTGGGCCGCGACTACGAGCTGTGGACGATCACCGCCGTGGTCCTGGGCGGCACCAAGCTGACCGGCGGCTCCGGCAGCATCACCGGCACGCTGGGCGGCGTTCTCGCCATCGGCATCCTGCGCAACGGGATGAACCTGATGCAGGTCCCCGCCTTCTACGTGCTCGTCATCATGGGGCTGATCCTGATCGCCGTGCTGCTGCTCGACAGCCGGGTCAACCGCCGCTCCGGACAGGAGGTCCAGGCATGACACACGCAATCCAGACCAACTCATCACCTACCGGTGTCCGACAGGCCCAAGACGAACCCGTGCTGATCCTGCAGGGCATCACCAAGCGCTTTCCCGGCGTCGTCGCCCTCAACAAGGTGGACTTCACCGTCCGCGCCGGGGAGGTCCACGCCCTGCTCGGCGAGAACGGCGCCGGCAAATCGACCCTGATGAAGATCCTGGCCGGCAAGCACCATGCCGAGGAGGGCCGGATCCTGCTCGAAGGCGAGGAGGTCAGGCTGGAAAGCCCGATCCAGGCCAAGCAGCGCGGGATCGTGCTGATCCACCAGGAACTGTCCCTGGTGCCGGAAATGACCGTGGCCGAAAACATCTATCTCGGCAGCCTGCCCATGAAGTGGGGCAACCGGATCGACTGGAAAAAGCTGCGCGCCGATGCCGGGGCCATCCTGAAGCGGCTGCAATGCTCCTTCGGTCCCGACGACATCGTCGCCGACCTGTCCATCGCCCGGAAGCAGATGGTCGAGATCGCCCGCGCACTGGCCTTCACCCCGAAGATCGTCATCTTCGACGAGCCGACCGCCTCGCTGACCGACCACGAGAAGCCCGTCCTGTTCGGCATCATCCGGACCTTGCAGGAGCATGGCGTCGGGGTGGTCTACATCTCGCACCGCATGGACGAGATCTTCACCCTGTCCCAGCGCATCAGCGTGCTCCGCGACGGCGAGTACCGCGGCACTGTCGATACCGCGGATACCAACGAGGACGAGGTCACCCGGCTGATGATCGGGCGCAGCCTGGAACTCGACCAGAGCGCCAAGCCGAAGGAATTCGGCGAGACCGTGCTGGACGTGCGCCGTCTCGGCATCGACGGGGTGTTCGAGGACATCAGCTTCAGCGTCGCCAAGGGCGAGATCGTCGGCATGTACGGCCTGATTGGGGCCGGACGGTCGGAGATCGCCGAGACCCTGTTCGGCCTGCGCCGGCCGTCCACGGGCGAAATCCGCCTTGAGGGCGAGGTGGTGACGATCCACTCGCCGACCGATGCGGTGCGGCGCGGCCTCGCCCTGGTGCCGGAAAGCCGCAAGGAGCAGGGGCTGGTCCTGGGCATGAACTGCCGGGACAACATGACCATCGCCCAGATCGACCGGCTGTCCAGCCGCGGCGTGCTGAACCAGAAGAAGGAGTTGGAGGTCTACGAGAAATATGCCCGCGAGCTGAAGGTGAAGACCCCCGGCTGGGCCGAGAAGGTCGGCAATCTCAGCGGCGGCAACCAGCAGAAGATCGTCATCGGCAAATGGCTCAGCACCCATCCGAAGCTGCTGATCCTGGACGAGCCGACCCGCGGCATCGACGTCGGCTCCAAGGCCGAAATCCACAGCTTGATCAAGCAGTTGGCGAAGTCGGGCTACGCGATCCTGGTGATCTCGTCGGAAATGCCGGAGGTGCTGGGCGTCAGCACCCGCGTGCTGGCCCTGTATTCCGGCCGCATCACGGGGGAGTTCGATGCCGACGCGGTGACCGAGGACGACCTTGTCCAGGCCATCACCGGCCAGACGACGCATGGAAAAGCGGCAGGAAACATGGGAGCTGTAGCATGAGGGCGGCACTCTTCGTCGGCGGCTGGGAAGGCCACAATCCCGAGCGGTTCCAGCGCTGGGCGACCGAACTGCTGGAAGCCAACGGCTTCACCGTCGAGACCTTCGACGCGCTGGCCCCGCTGGCCGACCGCGAGAAGATGAAGTCGGTCGATCTGATCGTGCCGATCTGGTCGAGCGCGCGGTCCGCCCACCGGCCGGAGTTCGGCAGCATGGAAAAGGCCGAGGAGGACGGCCTGCTGGCCGCCATCGCCGACGGCTGCGGCATCGCCGGCTGGCACGGCCATATGGGCGACGCCTTCCGCGACCGGCCGACTTACCATTTCCTGATCGGCGGGCAGTTCGTCGCCCATCCGCCGGGCTGGCCGGACAACCCGGTGCCGTCGGACGACTTCATCGACTACGACGTCAACATCGTCTCCGGCCATCCCATCGTCGAGGGCATCGGCGATTTCCGGATACATTCCGAGCAGTACTACATGCTGGTCGATCCGTCCAACGAGGTGCTCGCCACCACGACCTTCAGCGGCGAGCACCTGCACTGGATCGAGGGCGCCGTGATCCCGGTGACCTGGATCCGCCGCTGGGACAAGGGCCGCGTCTTCTACTGCTCCATCGGGCATTCGGTCGAATGCCTGGATGTGCCGCAGGTCCGCGAGATGATCCGCCGCGGGATGATCTGGGCGGCCCGCAAGCGCCAAGGCGAAGCGGGGAGGGTGCCGTCATGACCGGGACCCTGTTCAAAGACGCCACCATCGTCACCATGGACCCCGCGCTCGGGGACTTTCCGGCGGCCGACCTGCTGGTCGAGGACGGGCGCATCGCCGCCATCGGCCGCGAGATACCGGCCGAAGGGCGCGAGGTGGTGGACTGCCGCGGCCGCATCCTGATACCCGGTCTGGTCAACGCCCACATGCACACCTGGCAGACGGCCTTGCGGGCGGTCGCCTCCAACTGGACGCTGCTGGAATATTTCCGGCACGTCCACCGGGGGCTCGCCACCCTGTTCCGGCCCGAGGACATCCATATCGCCACGCTGGCCGGGGGTTGGAACCAGATCAATTGCGGCACCACCACCCTGGGCGACTGGTGCCACAACAACCCGACGCCGGAGCACACCGACGCCGCGGTGGACGCCCTATTCGAATCCGGCATCCGGGCGGTCTTCCTGCACGGCTCGCCCAAGCCGGACCCCAAGCCCGGACAGCCGCATTTCAGCGAGGTACCGCACCCGCGCGGCGAGGTCGAACGCCTGCTGCGCGGGCGGCTCGCCGACCGCGGCGGCCGGGTCACGCTGGCGCTGGCGATCCTTGGGCCGCACTATTCGACCCTGGACGTCTCAATGCACGATTTCCGGCTCGCCCGCGAATTCGGGCTGGTCGCCTCGATGCACCAGGGCGGCGGCGAGGCCCGTACGCCCGGCGGTTGGGACGTGCTGGAGAGCAGCGATCTGGTCGGGCGCGGTATCAACATCGTCCACGGCCATGGCCTGCCGGCGGAGCAACTGGACCGCTTCGCCGACCTGGGCGTCAGCTTTTCGGTCACGCCCGAGAACGAGATGACCCAGGGCCACGGTTTTCCGATCACCGGGGCGGTGCGGCGGGCGGGCGGTACCCTGTCACTGGGCGTCGATCTGGAATCGGTGCTGTCCGGCGACATGTTCACGGTCGCCCGCATGGCGCTCGGCATGCAGCGCGCGCTGGACAATGACGAAAGCCGCCGTTCCACCGGCAGCATCCCGGAAACCTCGACCATCACGACGCGCGAGGCGCTGGGCTGGATCACCATCGACGGGGCGCGGGCGCTCGGCATCGACGACCGGACCGGCAGCCTGACGCCGGGCAAACAGGCCGACCTCGTGCTGCTGCGCGCCGACGACCTGAACATGTGGCCGGTGCACGACCCGGTGTCGTCGGTGGTCATGCAGGCCGGCCTCGCCAACGTGGACAGCGTGATGGTCGGCGGACGCTTCCTCAAGCGCCATGGTCGGCTGCTGGCCGGGGACATCGAGAACAGAAAGCAGGAACTGGCCGAATCCGGTCGCCGCATCGTCGCGGAAATACGCCTGCGCGAACAGACGGGGTAGGAAAGATGAAACAGCAACAGGACAAGCCTGTCGCCTGGATCGGCCTCGGCAAGCTGGGCCTTCCGATGGCGGCCCGACTGGCGGACGCCGGATGGCGGGTCCGCGGCTGCGACAGGGACCCCGGCCGGCTCCGGCTGGGGGCCGAACGCGGCATCGCCATTGCCGACGACATGGCGGCGGCGGTGGCCGGCTGCCCGGTGGTGTTCGCCTCGCTGCCCGACGACCGGGTGTTGCGCGAGGTGGCGCTCGGCGGCGACCTGATCGGCCTCATGGAGCGCGGGTCCGTCCTGG encodes the following:
- a CDS encoding extracellular solute-binding protein, with protein sequence MEFIERLEDETEQALAMRGGYREVRMMVHLMRNHLAGRLTTPSSLAAASGLTYGTASRAVTSVIERGLVIKRPRTKAGRAYSLHPSTELIREWEEYARRIKTLLGSVFGMDTRPGHGNDYFFGASYMSARIIPPPAVLEKKLNLQGDLRILVHADPTFMAMNTLKKQFEMIFGVGIGSRALTIDRLREEIHRNAAAPNSRYDIIACDLPWFGELASQGMLLPLNDLLARDRHDISDFHPEAVASTRYHGGQFGIPVQTTPELMCYREDLLEEAGIPAPLTAADTLEAARQLHAPGRNFSGIAWNAARGTPVGHSFIMIMAAFGQPVINLRRAGDGFDGETVEGGNFKPMFLSDAARETAEYLRALLDYSPPNILNMSWYERAQCYAQGKVAMAYCYSLLAPLFELNPSSPARGNTGYLPHPPGPAGHPVAPLGGYALAIPANLAPERIEPSWAALRTLTSPSATKLYLMNGSVVSPRFSVSSDPQVSAISPIIPAIDQMARTGLLQMWPRPPIAELPRIVSIAGEEIHDMLTGAKTIAAALESAQARVDAMMRANGRY
- a CDS encoding amidohydrolase family protein, whose translation is MTGTLFKDATIVTMDPALGDFPAADLLVEDGRIAAIGREIPAEGREVVDCRGRILIPGLVNAHMHTWQTALRAVASNWTLLEYFRHVHRGLATLFRPEDIHIATLAGGWNQINCGTTTLGDWCHNNPTPEHTDAAVDALFESGIRAVFLHGSPKPDPKPGQPHFSEVPHPRGEVERLLRGRLADRGGRVTLALAILGPHYSTLDVSMHDFRLAREFGLVASMHQGGGEARTPGGWDVLESSDLVGRGINIVHGHGLPAEQLDRFADLGVSFSVTPENEMTQGHGFPITGAVRRAGGTLSLGVDLESVLSGDMFTVARMALGMQRALDNDESRRSTGSIPETSTITTREALGWITIDGARALGIDDRTGSLTPGKQADLVLLRADDLNMWPVHDPVSSVVMQAGLANVDSVMVGGRFLKRHGRLLAGDIENRKQELAESGRRIVAEIRLREQTG
- a CDS encoding ThuA domain-containing protein, with the protein product MRAALFVGGWEGHNPERFQRWATELLEANGFTVETFDALAPLADREKMKSVDLIVPIWSSARSAHRPEFGSMEKAEEDGLLAAIADGCGIAGWHGHMGDAFRDRPTYHFLIGGQFVAHPPGWPDNPVPSDDFIDYDVNIVSGHPIVEGIGDFRIHSEQYYMLVDPSNEVLATTTFSGEHLHWIEGAVIPVTWIRRWDKGRVFYCSIGHSVECLDVPQVREMIRRGMIWAARKRQGEAGRVPS
- a CDS encoding sugar ABC transporter ATP-binding protein, with the translated sequence MTHAIQTNSSPTGVRQAQDEPVLILQGITKRFPGVVALNKVDFTVRAGEVHALLGENGAGKSTLMKILAGKHHAEEGRILLEGEEVRLESPIQAKQRGIVLIHQELSLVPEMTVAENIYLGSLPMKWGNRIDWKKLRADAGAILKRLQCSFGPDDIVADLSIARKQMVEIARALAFTPKIVIFDEPTASLTDHEKPVLFGIIRTLQEHGVGVVYISHRMDEIFTLSQRISVLRDGEYRGTVDTADTNEDEVTRLMIGRSLELDQSAKPKEFGETVLDVRRLGIDGVFEDISFSVAKGEIVGMYGLIGAGRSEIAETLFGLRRPSTGEIRLEGEVVTIHSPTDAVRRGLALVPESRKEQGLVLGMNCRDNMTIAQIDRLSSRGVLNQKKELEVYEKYARELKVKTPGWAEKVGNLSGGNQQKIVIGKWLSTHPKLLILDEPTRGIDVGSKAEIHSLIKQLAKSGYAILVISSEMPEVLGVSTRVLALYSGRITGEFDADAVTEDDLVQAITGQTTHGKAAGNMGAVA
- a CDS encoding sugar ABC transporter substrate-binding protein, which translates into the protein MKVETLAVAAAITIASTGFVSADTIRIGITQNNVGVDSYQTTYEKAFLEAAKANPDVEAVVLDAGGDVARQIGQLRDLVQQRVDVIIIWPTNGQAVVPGIRQADRAGIPVVVTNSKIAEAGNEFIAAFSGPDNIAQGRHAAEMMCEALDGKGQIVQIAGQPGYTTAMERAQGFEERLAEACPDVELMETQPADWNREKAQRVMENFLTKYDRIDGVYAGDDNMGVGALNAAKAAGRKDIAFIGATNFAVGYEAMERGEYYGSVYQSPVEDARNALNTAVAVVKGEEVPKFNYFDTPKITKDSVAQFDKPVF
- a CDS encoding ABC transporter permease, whose protein sequence is MSALRRLLTGRGAVQPIWLFVILITLLFSLTADHFLDFNNFMNILIQTSTIGLIALGMTYVMINGNIDLSVGAVLALAATLSVDLQSYGLGVAVVAALLSGIALGALNGLIVWKTGVSAFIVTLGAMIGIRGLVFIYTGEQSFYAENFAFSDFGVSTIGPVPTLAVIFLGFTAVMHWVLTRTVHGSNIFAVGGNREAATDAGIRVGRHMVINFMIVGFFAALAGVTLATQMGASTPNLGRDYELWTITAVVLGGTKLTGGSGSITGTLGGVLAIGILRNGMNLMQVPAFYVLVIMGLILIAVLLLDSRVNRRSGQEVQA
- a CDS encoding ABC transporter permease, which gives rise to MTQQGILLAFVVFLAAFALLSDRFLSTDNIMTVIRQASIVGVIAIGVTVVIIGGNLDLSVGSMLSFATVIVVDLHDKVGPELAIVGMFAAVLLAGAVNGLLVGYLRLNSLIVTLGMLSVIQGVTLIYTGGQNVDIANQADTWFAVFGRGFVLGVAVPVVIFLGLALVADLVMRYTSYGRKIFVVGGNPTAAVFSGLRRSRLVFSTYLLSAFATACAALILGSRVMGSQNNVGQGYELLVLAGIILGGTSLLGGSGSIWKTVIGVMILGFIQNGLLLLGYPYYTQWLVTWVVIILAVWLDLASRRRRLFTAFS
- a CDS encoding SDR family oxidoreductase; translation: MGTMSNRTCIVTGSAKGIGRAIGEALLRDGANVVFADLDASVTETAEQANRHADGGRAIGIRMDVTDRAEVRGAVERTVEEFGSLDVMFNNAGVNKPMNFMDVTEDNWNFIMKINGLGVLIGTQEAARQMIAQGKGGKIVNTASIASRQGFDNVAPYCASKFAVLSLTQSAARALAKHKITVNGFAPGVVATELWKQLDKDLMEIGASERPGQAIEEFSTGILLGRPALPDDLTGTTSFLASPASDYMTGQIIMIDGGMILV